A portion of the Halalkalicoccus subterraneus genome contains these proteins:
- a CDS encoding acyl-CoA dehydrogenase family protein, with amino-acid sequence MEYDDTRRAREFASRTREFVNEEVIPVEREVMGSGPVPEAQLETLREAARKRELYAPHLPEKYGGQGLSYRDMLPVFEAAGRSLLGPAALRVDAPDEGNMHTLELVGTEEQKAEWLEPLVAGEIRSGFSMTEPLQGGGSDPKMLETHAKKEGDEWILNGHKWWTTQGSEADVLIVMARTDHEAHPYAGCSLFLVPSDTEGVEVVREIPHVGGEVTGTSHAEIRYDDVIIPEENLLGELNEGFTHAQERLGPARLTHCMRYSGMAERALDVAKAYVSEREGFDERLSEKQAIRFTIAEAETDLHAARTMVRHAAHEIESGGEARIPVSMAKVFAANTVQEVIDDCLQLCGANGIGKDLPIADFYENVRQFRLVDGADEVHKRVIARDAFEDVDESEIEHITRYGE; translated from the coding sequence ATGGAGTACGACGACACACGGCGTGCACGCGAGTTCGCCAGCCGGACCCGCGAGTTCGTCAACGAGGAGGTGATTCCGGTCGAACGGGAGGTTATGGGGAGCGGTCCCGTCCCGGAAGCGCAGCTCGAAACGCTGCGCGAGGCCGCCCGCAAGCGCGAGCTGTATGCCCCGCACTTACCCGAGAAATACGGCGGGCAGGGCCTGAGCTACCGCGATATGTTACCCGTTTTCGAGGCTGCAGGTCGAAGCCTGCTGGGACCGGCCGCCCTCCGCGTGGATGCCCCCGACGAGGGCAACATGCACACGCTCGAACTCGTCGGTACGGAGGAACAGAAAGCGGAATGGCTCGAACCGCTCGTCGCCGGCGAAATCCGTTCGGGCTTCTCGATGACCGAACCCCTTCAAGGGGGTGGCTCCGACCCGAAAATGCTCGAAACCCACGCGAAAAAAGAGGGCGACGAGTGGATCCTCAATGGTCACAAGTGGTGGACGACGCAGGGATCGGAGGCCGACGTACTGATCGTGATGGCGCGCACGGATCACGAGGCCCATCCCTACGCCGGCTGTTCGCTCTTTCTCGTTCCGAGCGACACCGAGGGAGTGGAGGTCGTCCGGGAGATCCCCCATGTCGGTGGCGAGGTCACGGGCACGAGCCACGCCGAGATCCGGTACGACGATGTGATAATTCCCGAGGAGAACCTGTTGGGAGAGCTCAACGAGGGCTTCACCCACGCCCAAGAACGACTGGGACCCGCCCGCCTGACCCACTGCATGCGCTACTCGGGGATGGCCGAGCGTGCGCTGGACGTCGCGAAGGCCTACGTCAGCGAGCGCGAGGGGTTCGACGAACGGCTCAGCGAGAAGCAGGCGATCCGCTTTACGATCGCGGAGGCCGAGACGGACCTGCACGCCGCGCGGACGATGGTGCGCCACGCCGCCCACGAGATCGAATCCGGCGGGGAAGCGCGGATTCCCGTCTCGATGGCGAAGGTGTTCGCCGCCAACACCGTTCAGGAGGTGATCGACGACTGCCTCCAACTCTGTGGCGCCAACGGCATCGGCAAGGACCTTCCGATCGCCGACTTCTACGAGAACGTCCGCCAGTTCCGGCTGGTCGACGGGGCCGACGAGGTCCACAAGCGCGTGATCGCCCGCGATGCCTTCGAGGATGTCGACGAGAGCGAGATCGAACACATCACCCGATACGGGGAGTAA
- a CDS encoding SDR family NAD(P)-dependent oxidoreductase yields MSGRFGVDGQVAIVTGASSGIGRAIAERFADEGARVVICSREQGNVDLVAEDIREAGGEALAVECDVTDREAVEALVEACVEEFEEIDCLVNNAGASFMAGFDDISENGWQTIVDINLHGTYHCTQAAGEHLKRDDGTVINLSSIAGQHGSPYMSHYGAAKAGIVNLTTTLSAEWAGDGVRVNCIAPGFVATPGVESQMGVSADEIDRESVERRIGLPDEIADIAQFLASPASSYVVGETITAGGVPRVEETPEL; encoded by the coding sequence ATGAGCGGGCGGTTCGGGGTCGACGGGCAGGTTGCGATCGTCACGGGGGCGTCGAGCGGGATCGGCCGTGCGATCGCCGAACGCTTCGCCGACGAGGGCGCACGGGTCGTGATCTGCTCGCGCGAGCAGGGAAACGTCGACCTGGTCGCAGAGGACATTCGCGAGGCGGGCGGTGAGGCGCTGGCCGTCGAGTGTGACGTCACCGACCGGGAGGCCGTCGAGGCACTGGTCGAGGCATGCGTCGAGGAGTTCGAGGAAATCGACTGTCTCGTGAACAACGCCGGCGCGAGCTTCATGGCCGGCTTCGACGACATCAGCGAGAACGGCTGGCAAACCATCGTCGACATCAACCTTCATGGCACCTACCACTGCACGCAGGCCGCCGGCGAGCATCTCAAACGGGACGACGGGACGGTAATCAACCTTTCATCCATAGCTGGCCAGCACGGTTCGCCCTACATGAGCCACTATGGAGCGGCCAAGGCGGGGATCGTCAACCTCACGACGACCCTTTCGGCGGAATGGGCCGGCGACGGCGTTCGAGTGAACTGCATCGCGCCGGGCTTCGTCGCGACGCCGGGCGTCGAATCCCAGATGGGCGTCTCCGCCGACGAGATCGACCGCGAGTCGGTCGAGCGCCGGATCGGGCTCCCCGACGAGATCGCCGACATCGCCCAGTTCCTTGCGAGTCCCGCCTCCTCCTACGTCGTCGGCGAGACGATCACCGCCGGCGGGGTACCCCGCGTCGAGGAAACACCCGAACTCTGA
- a CDS encoding phosphotransferase family protein, whose product MTDAHETYFERLVDEDALAAYLEGELGPVERYSVSHHQEGHSNETLFVTWGERELVIRRPPPGEVADTAHDVLREHRVMDALQGTDVPLPETLLACEDHDVIGSDFYVMERVAGDVLREEEPERFVDHREAVGYELVDSLVAIHEVDPRDVGLSEFGRPAGYTDRQVERWDDQIEWATEVTAEEREVPTLRKVGDWLEANRPSSHPHTLVHGDYKLDNVLFAPGTPPDLVAVFDWEMSTLGDPFADLGWMLSYWRDPKDPEPAIPELTARFMERDGYPTREGLVARYEERLGIEFEHERFYRTLAVYKLAALGEMFFRRYLEGNSDDPMYPKMRDRVPALAERARRMIEGEEPL is encoded by the coding sequence ATGACCGACGCGCATGAGACGTACTTCGAGCGCCTCGTCGACGAGGACGCACTCGCGGCGTACCTCGAAGGTGAACTCGGCCCCGTCGAGCGCTACTCGGTGTCCCACCACCAGGAGGGCCACTCCAACGAGACGCTGTTCGTGACGTGGGGCGAGCGGGAGCTGGTGATTCGCCGCCCGCCGCCGGGCGAGGTCGCAGACACCGCCCACGACGTGCTTCGGGAGCATCGAGTGATGGACGCCCTACAGGGGACGGATGTCCCGCTCCCCGAGACCCTGCTGGCCTGCGAGGACCACGACGTGATCGGCAGCGACTTCTACGTGATGGAACGGGTCGCCGGCGACGTCCTCAGAGAGGAAGAGCCCGAGCGATTCGTCGACCACAGGGAGGCGGTTGGCTACGAACTGGTCGATTCCCTCGTTGCTATCCACGAGGTGGACCCCCGGGACGTGGGGTTGTCGGAGTTCGGTCGGCCCGCAGGCTACACCGACCGACAGGTCGAGCGCTGGGACGACCAGATCGAGTGGGCCACCGAGGTCACGGCAGAGGAACGCGAGGTACCTACCCTCAGGAAGGTCGGCGACTGGCTCGAAGCGAACAGGCCGAGTTCACACCCCCACACCCTCGTCCACGGCGACTACAAACTCGACAACGTGCTGTTCGCACCCGGCACGCCACCCGATCTGGTGGCGGTCTTCGACTGGGAGATGAGCACCCTCGGGGACCCCTTCGCTGATCTGGGGTGGATGCTCTCCTATTGGCGCGATCCGAAGGACCCCGAGCCAGCCATCCCGGAGCTCACCGCGCGATTCATGGAGCGGGACGGGTATCCGACCCGCGAGGGGTTGGTCGCACGCTACGAGGAACGGTTAGGGATCGAGTTCGAACACGAGCGCTTCTACCGCACGCTGGCGGTCTACAAACTCGCCGCGCTCGGCGAGATGTTCTTCAGGCGCTACCTCGAAGGCAACTCCGACGACCCGATGTACCCGAAGATGCGCGATCGCGTCCCGGCGCTGGCCGAGCGCGCGAGGCGGATGATCGAGGGCGAGGAGCCGCTTTGA
- a CDS encoding winged helix-turn-helix domain-containing protein, with protein sequence MPEDPPNWEFKERDIVILRELSANPQISSRKLTEILEDEYDIDVSHVTVSESIRKMRQQGVFRETIVPNEEYFIFGLFEFKFNPENFEEGWRDAMEYIRDDRHTLFYFLSDGEYQWKSVMMFPDRRSESHWIHEFYKAHGAVIENIRNSVIHNVLKFRTDPELLNDLSETGE encoded by the coding sequence ATGCCCGAAGACCCGCCAAACTGGGAGTTCAAGGAGCGCGACATCGTCATTCTCAGGGAGCTCTCGGCGAACCCGCAGATCTCCTCGCGCAAACTCACCGAAATTCTAGAGGACGAATACGACATCGACGTTTCGCACGTGACCGTCAGCGAGTCGATCCGGAAGATGCGCCAACAGGGCGTCTTCCGCGAGACGATCGTCCCCAACGAGGAGTACTTCATCTTCGGACTCTTCGAGTTCAAGTTCAATCCCGAGAACTTCGAGGAGGGGTGGCGCGACGCCATGGAGTACATCCGCGACGACCGTCACACCCTCTTCTATTTCCTCTCGGACGGCGAATACCAATGGAAATCGGTGATGATGTTTCCGGACCGTCGGTCGGAGTCGCACTGGATCCACGAGTTCTACAAGGCCCACGGCGCGGTCATCGAGAACATCCGTAATTCAGTCATTCACAACGTCCTGAAGTTCCGGACCGACCCCGAACTCCTGAACGACCTCTCCGAGACCGGCGAGTAG
- a CDS encoding phosphocholine cytidylyltransferase family protein: protein MSQSRGQGDVHAVVLAAGIGRRLQPLTDGTPKTLLSVDDRPILGHILDALVETDYERVTVVTGYEAEQIRAFCEGYDDIEFEFVHSETYQETNNSYSLWLAREHLGEGFTLINSDTLFPTDCLDRLREHEGSALVVDATNDLADEGMKVRVEDGRVLAIGKELDRAQGEYIGLCKFGPEDARELVRRLDDLVERGRTSEWYEAALDRLVPDRSLGVVEVRDDWIEIDDQEDLRTGQQLWGEV from the coding sequence ATGAGTCAATCACGGGGTCAGGGGGACGTCCATGCGGTGGTTCTCGCTGCCGGGATCGGGCGGCGTCTACAGCCTCTCACGGACGGAACGCCGAAGACACTGTTGAGCGTAGACGACCGTCCCATCCTCGGGCACATCCTCGATGCGCTCGTCGAAACCGACTACGAGCGGGTGACGGTCGTCACCGGCTACGAGGCCGAGCAGATCCGTGCGTTCTGCGAGGGGTACGACGACATCGAGTTCGAGTTCGTTCACAGCGAAACCTACCAGGAGACGAACAACAGCTACTCGCTGTGGCTTGCGCGCGAGCACCTCGGGGAGGGCTTTACGCTCATCAACTCCGATACGCTGTTTCCGACCGACTGTCTCGACCGGCTTCGAGAGCACGAGGGGTCGGCACTGGTGGTCGACGCCACGAACGACCTGGCCGACGAGGGGATGAAAGTCCGCGTCGAGGACGGGCGGGTCCTCGCGATCGGCAAGGAGCTCGACCGTGCCCAGGGTGAGTACATCGGCCTCTGTAAGTTCGGCCCGGAGGACGCCAGGGAACTCGTTCGCCGCCTCGACGACCTCGTCGAGCGGGGCCGGACAAGCGAGTGGTACGAGGCCGCACTCGACCGGCTCGTCCCCGACCGATCGCTCGGCGTCGTCGAGGTGCGTGACGACTGGATCGAGATCGACGACCAGGAGGACCTGCGGACCGGCCAACAGCTCTGGGGAGAGGTCTGA